The following proteins come from a genomic window of Miscanthus floridulus cultivar M001 chromosome 2, ASM1932011v1, whole genome shotgun sequence:
- the LOC136534989 gene encoding uncharacterized protein: MALQWMILACVVAVEAAVAALVALPVPRAVRGQIVALTSLFLQPLSGVIPFAAFQLLDIYWKKEHRLMCTSEICTAEERIRFEKSMFKAQRNVILCVSACLLYWCIYRIVKFNKDIKALEETEKRLKEE; encoded by the exons ATGGCGCTGCAGTGGATGATCCTGGCGTgcgtggtggcggtggaggcggcggtggcTGCGCTGGTCGCGCTCCCGGTGCCCCGCGCCGTGCGGGGCCAGATCGTCGCGCTCACGTCCTTGTTCCTGCAGCCCCTCTCCGGCGTGATACCCTTCGCCGCCTTCCAGCTCCTCG ATATCTACTGGAAGAAGGAGCACAGGCTGATGTGCACCTCGGAGATTTGCACCGCCGAAGAGCGCATTCGCTTCGAGAAATCT ATGTTTAAAGCTCAGAGGAATGTCATCCTTTGTGTTTCAGCATGCCTCCTTTACTG GTGCATTTATCGTATAGTAAAATTCAACAAGGATATTAAGGCATTGGAAGAGACCGAGAAGCGCCTCAAGGAAGAGTAG
- the LOC136534883 gene encoding uncharacterized protein isoform X2 translates to MEAEGSAGTGGHATWTSTWSACMLEYLANLVVNGTKTSSTFKMVHYNGCAKALQEKFGIVRSGEQVKNHLKTWQKKFRKICDLRGLSAAGWDEDTFTITLDDEHYNNHIKDHKSDADFLNKPIQHFEEMHTIFGSTMATGKFAKDSGVPLGTQEDSTDDWDNEVQRMEVQSDRNANEDNNAATSSATKATNPKKRDKGKKRAMTDQDPLVAAIKWGSTKLAKAIKEAGKPDNDVPDDLYDNLMAMSGSFNSTHLSFYHSYLVQHPHIARAFNSLPFEHKFNWVAKHIADNYPGQ, encoded by the exons ATGGAAGCAGAGGGTAGTGCAGGGACTGGTGGACATGCTACTTGGACTTCAACTTGGTCAGCCTGCATGCTCGAATACCTTGCCAATTTAGTGGTTAATGGCACCAAGACTTCATCCACCTTCAAGATGGTTCACTACAATGGGTGTGCAAAGGCTCTTCAAGAGAAATTTGGCATTGTGCGCAGTGGTGAGCAGGTTAAGAATCACCTTAAGACATGGCAAAAGAAGTTTCGTAAAATATGTGACCTTCGTGGTTTGAGTGCTGCTGGTTGGGATGAAGATACCTTCACTATAACTCTTGATGATGAGCACTACAACAATCATATTAAG GATCACAAGTCTGATGCTGATTTTCTAAACAAGCCTATTCAACACTTTGAGGAGATGCACACAATATTTGGAAGTACCATGGCTACAGGCAAGTTTGCAAAGGACTCGGGTGTGCCTCTAGGTACACAGGAAGACAGTACAGATGACTGGGACAATGAGGTACAGAGGATGGAGGTACAGAGTGATAGGAATGCAAATGAAGACAACAATGCGGCAACTTCATCGGCTACCAAGGCCACCAATCCTAAGAAGAGGGACAAGGGCAAGAAGAGGGCCATGACTGACCAAGATCCATTGGTTGCTGCAATTAAATGGGGAAGTACCAAGTTAGCCAAGGCGATAAAGGAAGCGGGGAAACCTGACAATGATGTGCCGGATGATTTGTATGACAACTTGATGGCTATGAGTGGTAGTTTCAATTCGACTCACTTATCCTTCTACCATTCCTACTTGGTCCAACATCCTCACATAGCTAGAGCTTTCAACTCCTTGCCTTTTGAACATAAATTCAATTGGGTTGCAAAGCACATTGCTGACAACTACCCTGGGCAGTAA
- the LOC136534883 gene encoding protein ALP1-like isoform X1, translated as MNNRLKAFVFAAAAHWLLCVMAIVVRSRKRKRVARREGITYAPIYERDRKRMEYLNDKIWKDDTTCVNMLRMNKARFFRFCKLFRDRGLLEDTVHMCVEEQVAMFLHTVGHNVRNRVIATNFGRSGETVSRYFNKVLHAIGELRDDYIRPPSLDTPAKIEGDPRWYPYFKDCIGALDGTHIRATIPKEMQHAFRGRYKHCTQNVLAAVDFDQKFTYVLAGWEGTAHDALVLRDALTREGGLRVPQGKYYLVDAGYGAKPGFLPPFRGVRYHLNEWGRNPVQNEKELFNRRHCSLRIIVEQAFGALKRRFKVLDDASPFFPYETQVDIVVACCIIHNWVIEDGSDEFNIPSDNDEDTQHTTYAGTASENAIMLAFREGLAAQMWADRQSHGN; from the exons ATGAATAACAGGCTCAAGGCATTTGTTTTTGCTGCTGCTGCACATTGGTTGTTGTGTGTCATGGCAATTGTTGTTCGCTCTAGGAAAAGAAAACGAGTTGCAAGAAGGGAAGGGATTACTTATGCACCAATATATGAAAGGGATAGGAAGAGAATGGAATACCTCAATGACAAAATCTGGAAGGATGACACAACTTGTGTAAACATGCTGAGAATGAACAAAGCACGTTTCTTTAGGTTTTGTAAGTTGTTTAGAGATCGTGGTTTACTTGAAGATACCGTTCATATGTGTGTTGAGGAGCAAGTGGCAATGTTTTTGCATACTGTGGGGCACAATGTTAGGAATAGAGTAATTGCAACCAATTTTGGTAGATCCGGAGAAACGGTCAGTCGTTATTTTAACAAAGTACTTCATGCTATTGGTGAGCTACGAGATGATTATATTAGGCCCCCTTCATTGGACACTCCAGCTAAAATTGAAGGAGACCCAAGGTGGTATCCATACTTTAAG GATTGTATAGGAGCACTTGATGGTACACATATAAGAGCCACTATTCCAAAGGAAATGCAGCATGCTTTTCGTGGTAGATACAAGCATTGTACTCAAAATGTACTGGCAGCCGTAGATTTTGACCAAAAGTTCACCTATGTGTTGGCCGGATGGGAGGGGACAGCACATGACGCACTAGTTTTACGTGATGCTTTAACACGTGAGGGTGGCCTTCGTGTGCCACAAG GTAAATATTACCTAGTTGATGCTGGATATGGAGCCAAACCAGGATTTTTACCCCCTTTTCGGGGTGTACGATACCACTTGAATGAATGGGGGAGGAATCCGGTGCAAAATGAGAAGGAATTGTTCAACCGTAGGCACTGCTCATTGAGAATCATAGTAGAGCAAGCATTTGGAGCACTAAAAAGGAGATTCAAAGTACTTGATGATGCCTCTCCTTTTTTTCCTTATGAAACTCAAGTTGATATTGTTGTTGCTTGCTGCATCATTCATAATTGGGTGATTGAAGATGGGAGTGATGAATTCAATATACCAAGTGACAACGATGAGGACACCCAGCACACCACATATGCTGGGACAGCAAGTGAGAATGCCATTATGCTAGCTTTTAGGGAAGGCCTGGCTGCCCAAATGTGGGCAGATCGTCAAAGCCATGGAAACTAG
- the LOC136534964 gene encoding small nuclear ribonucleoprotein SmD3b-like produces MSRSLGIPVKLLHEAVGHVVTVELKTGEVYRGSMVECEDNWNCQLENITFTAKDGKVSQLEHVFIRGSRVRFMIIPDMLKNAPMFKRLEARIRGKGSAIGVGRGRAVAMRARAAAGRGGGPVGRGSAPPVRR; encoded by the exons ATGAGCCGGAGCCTAGGGATCCCGGTGAAATTGCTCCATGAGGCAGTGGGTCACGTGGTGACAGTGGAGCTCAAGACCGGCGAAGTGTACCGGGGGTCCATGGTCGAGTGCGAGGATAACTGGAATTGCCAGCTCGAGAACATTACCTTCACCGCCAAG GATGGGAAGGTGTCGCAGCTGGAGCACGTCTTCATCAGAGGAAGCAGAGTGAG ATTTATGATTATACCTGATATGCTCAAGAACGCCCCCATGTTCAAGCGCTTGGaagcgaggattagg GGCAAAGGTTCGGCTATTGGAGTTGGCCGTGGGCGTGCTGTTGCAATGCGTGCTCGG GCTGCtgctggtcgtggtggtggtcCTGTTGGGCGAGGCAGCGCACCTCCAGTGAGGAGGTAG